From the Mesotoga infera genome, the window TGCCAAAGAGAAGGGGATTCATAATTGAGATCGGGGCTTCCCGGTCCAAACAATGTGTAAGCCAACTGGCCTGAGTAGTCAGTCCATACCTTTTCTCCGTCCCAGTGTCTTCTTGCCTTTAACCATTCTTCGTTTTTGAGAAAGAGATACCAATCTCTGTAAGGTTTATCACCGTCGAGCGCTTTCAGAAACCATTCGTGGTTTGGAGAAGTATGATTTATTGGAAGATCGAGTATCACCTTCAGGCCTAGTTTATGCGCAGAAGACAGAAAACTCCTTAGTTCCTTCAGATTTCCATAGATTGGATTCACATTGAAGAAGTCGGTAACGCTATAGCCGTGATAAGATGGAGACTGAAGAATAGGCAGCAGCCATATTCCTTCGATGCCGAGGTTTGCAAGATAATCCAGTTTTCTTTC encodes:
- a CDS encoding alpha-amylase, which gives rise to MFYELYLRSFFDGNGDGIGDLIGAERKLDYLANLGIEGIWLLPILQSPSYHGYSVTDFFNVNPIYGNLKELRSFLSSAHKLGLKVILDLPINHTSPNHEWFLKALDGDKPYRDWYLFLKNEEWLKARRHWDGEKVWTDYSGQLAYTLFGPGSPDLNYESPSLW